A single Micromonospora sp. CCTCC AA 2012012 DNA region contains:
- a CDS encoding bifunctional riboflavin kinase/FAD synthetase, which produces MQRWRGYEAAPGGWGRSVVTIGVFDGVHKGHQATIGHTVARARELGVRSVVVTFDPHPAEVVRPGSHPAVLTEPARKAELIEALGVDVLCVVPFTPEFSRLTAEEFVHDILVAHLHAALVVVGDNFRFGHRAAGDVALLERLGRTFGFGVEDAPLVAEAGTVFSSTYIRSCVDAGDVTAAAAALGRPHRVEGVVVRGDQRGRELGFPTANLLTHRYAAVPADGVYAARLVRRGHPEPLAAAVSIGTNPTFSGRERRVEAYALDFTGDLYGERLALDFVTHLRGQIRYDSIEPLVAQIAEDVERTRRAVG; this is translated from the coding sequence ATGCAGCGGTGGCGGGGGTACGAGGCGGCGCCCGGTGGCTGGGGGCGTTCGGTCGTCACCATCGGCGTCTTCGACGGCGTGCACAAGGGGCACCAGGCGACCATCGGCCACACGGTGGCGCGCGCCCGGGAGCTGGGCGTCCGGTCGGTGGTGGTGACCTTCGACCCGCACCCGGCCGAGGTGGTCCGCCCCGGCTCGCACCCCGCGGTGCTCACCGAGCCGGCCCGCAAGGCGGAGCTGATCGAGGCACTCGGCGTGGACGTGCTCTGTGTGGTGCCGTTCACCCCGGAGTTCTCCCGGCTGACCGCCGAGGAGTTCGTGCACGACATCCTGGTCGCCCACCTGCACGCCGCGCTGGTGGTGGTGGGCGACAACTTCCGCTTCGGGCACCGGGCGGCCGGCGACGTGGCGCTGCTGGAGCGGCTGGGACGCACCTTCGGCTTCGGGGTGGAGGACGCGCCCCTGGTCGCCGAGGCCGGCACGGTCTTCTCCTCCACCTACATCCGGTCCTGCGTCGACGCCGGTGACGTGACGGCGGCGGCGGCCGCGCTGGGCCGCCCGCACCGGGTCGAGGGCGTGGTGGTCCGCGGCGACCAGCGCGGGCGGGAGCTGGGTTTCCCCACCGCCAACCTGCTCACCCACCGGTACGCGGCGGTCCCCGCCGACGGCGTCTATGCCGCCCGGCTGGTGCGCCGGGGGCACCCGGAGCCGCTCGCCGCGGCCGTCTCGATCGGCACCAACCCGACCTTCTCCGGCCGGGAGCGGCGGGTCGAGGCGTACGCGCTGGACTTCACCGGCGACCTGTACGGCGAGCGGCTGGCCCTGGACTTCGTCACGCACCTGCGCGGACAGATCCGGTACGACTCGATCGAGCCGCTGGTCGCCCAGATCGCCGAGGACGTCGAGCGGACCCGGCGGGCGGTCGGCTGA
- the truB gene encoding tRNA pseudouridine(55) synthase TruB encodes MSTDGLIVVDKPAGMTSHDVVARIRRLARTRRVGHGGTLDPMATGVLVIGVGRATRLLTYVIGAGKSYTATIRLGQATVTDDAEGDVIATTPAGAVTDEAVRAALAALTGEIDQVPSAVSAIKVNGERAYKRVRDGESVELPARRVTVSRLAVLAIRRDSPDVVDVDVDVTCSSGTYIRAIARDAGLALGVGGHLTALRRTAVGGFALAEAATLDELEQRAPEVVNLPLEAAADRFFPRRDATPDEAKVLSHGGPLDPAGIAGPYAVFGPDGTLIAIVSERDGRARAEIVLAPA; translated from the coding sequence GTGAGCACAGACGGTCTGATCGTGGTCGACAAGCCCGCCGGCATGACGTCGCACGACGTGGTGGCGCGGATCCGGCGGTTGGCGCGTACCCGGCGGGTGGGGCACGGGGGCACCCTCGACCCGATGGCCACCGGCGTGCTGGTGATCGGGGTGGGCCGGGCGACCCGGCTGCTCACCTACGTGATCGGCGCCGGCAAGAGCTACACCGCGACGATCCGGCTCGGGCAGGCCACCGTCACCGACGACGCCGAGGGCGACGTGATCGCCACCACTCCGGCCGGCGCGGTGACCGACGAGGCGGTACGCGCCGCGCTCGCCGCGCTGACCGGCGAGATCGACCAGGTGCCCAGCGCGGTCAGCGCGATCAAGGTCAACGGGGAGCGGGCGTACAAGCGGGTCCGGGACGGGGAGAGCGTCGAGCTGCCCGCCCGCCGGGTCACCGTCTCCCGCCTCGCCGTCCTCGCGATCCGCCGGGACAGCCCCGACGTGGTGGACGTGGACGTCGACGTGACCTGCTCGTCCGGGACGTACATCCGGGCGATCGCCCGCGACGCGGGCCTCGCGCTCGGCGTCGGCGGCCACCTGACCGCGCTGCGCCGCACCGCCGTCGGCGGGTTCGCCCTGGCCGAGGCGGCCACCCTCGACGAGCTGGAACAGCGCGCGCCCGAGGTGGTCAACCTGCCGCTGGAGGCCGCCGCCGACCGGTTCTTCCCGCGCCGCGACGCCACGCCCGACGAGGCGAAGGTGCTCTCCCACGGCGGGCCGCTGGACCCGGCCGGCATCGCCGGACCGTACGCCGTGTTCGGTCCCGACGGGACCCTGATCGCTATCGTCAGCGAGCGGGACGGTCGGGCCCGCGCGGAGATCGTGCTCGCCCCGGCCTGA
- a CDS encoding MATE family efflux transporter translates to MSQTAVSAAPSAVASPRRIAGLALPALVVLAAEPLYVLVDTAVVGHLGRVPLAALAVGGTVMTLTAWLGTVVAYGTTGRSARRFGSGDRAAAVAEGVQASWLALAVGVLVAVGMQLGGGALARTLVGAGGDVADAAAQWLRIAALGAPGLLLAAAGNGWLRGIQDTRRPLLFVLAPNLLSALLCPLLVYPAGLGLVGSAVANAVAQTLSGGLFAAALVRERISLRPRPRLIRQQLVLSRDLLIRGVAFQASFLSATAVAARFGAAAVGAHQIALQLWFFTALVLDALAIAAQSLIGAALGAGDAVGARALARRIALVGGVCGVAFAVLIAAGAGVVPGWFSADPQVREQAMVAWPWFVALQPIGGVVFALDGVLIGAGDVRYLRNLTIVAALGGFLPAIWLAYGLDLGLGGIWAGLLLFVVLRLVALLLRLRSGGWAVVGAVR, encoded by the coding sequence ATGAGTCAGACCGCCGTCAGTGCCGCCCCGTCCGCCGTCGCGTCGCCCCGGCGGATCGCCGGGCTCGCCCTGCCGGCGCTCGTGGTGCTCGCCGCCGAGCCGCTCTACGTCCTGGTCGACACCGCCGTCGTCGGGCACCTGGGCCGGGTCCCGCTGGCCGCGCTGGCCGTCGGCGGCACGGTGATGACGCTGACCGCCTGGCTCGGCACCGTCGTCGCGTACGGCACCACGGGGCGGTCGGCGCGCCGGTTCGGGTCGGGCGACCGGGCCGCCGCGGTGGCCGAGGGCGTCCAGGCGTCCTGGCTCGCCCTGGCGGTCGGCGTGCTGGTGGCGGTCGGCATGCAGCTCGGCGGCGGGGCGTTGGCGCGTACCCTCGTCGGCGCGGGTGGCGACGTGGCCGACGCCGCCGCGCAGTGGCTGCGGATCGCGGCGCTCGGCGCCCCCGGCCTGCTGCTCGCCGCCGCCGGCAACGGCTGGCTGCGCGGCATCCAGGACACCCGGCGCCCGCTGCTCTTCGTGCTCGCCCCCAACCTCCTCTCCGCGCTGCTCTGCCCGCTGCTCGTCTATCCCGCCGGGCTCGGCCTGGTCGGCTCGGCGGTGGCGAACGCGGTCGCGCAGACCCTCTCCGGCGGCCTCTTCGCGGCGGCGCTGGTGCGCGAGCGGATCTCCCTGCGGCCCCGGCCCCGGCTGATCCGCCAGCAGCTCGTGCTCAGCCGGGACCTGCTGATCCGGGGGGTCGCCTTCCAGGCGAGCTTCCTCTCCGCGACCGCCGTCGCCGCCCGCTTCGGCGCCGCCGCCGTGGGCGCCCACCAGATCGCCCTCCAACTCTGGTTCTTCACCGCCCTGGTGCTGGACGCCCTGGCCATCGCCGCCCAGTCGCTGATCGGCGCGGCGCTCGGCGCCGGCGACGCCGTCGGCGCCCGCGCGCTCGCCCGCCGGATCGCGCTGGTCGGCGGGGTCTGCGGAGTGGCGTTCGCGGTGCTGATCGCCGCCGGGGCCGGCGTCGTCCCCGGCTGGTTCAGCGCCGACCCCCAGGTACGCGAGCAGGCGATGGTGGCCTGGCCGTGGTTCGTGGCGTTGCAGCCGATCGGCGGGGTGGTCTTCGCCCTCGACGGGGTGCTGATCGGTGCCGGTGACGTCCGCTACCTGCGCAACCTGACGATCGTGGCGGCGCTCGGCGGCTTCCTCCCGGCGATCTGGCTCGCCTACGGGCTCGACCTCGGGCTGGGCGGGATCTGGGCCGGGCTGCTGCTCTTCGTGGTGCTGCGGCTGGTCGCCCTGCTGCTGCGGCTGCGCTCCGGCGGCTGGGCGGTGGTCGGCGCGGTCCGCTGA
- a CDS encoding MIP/aquaporin family protein, with protein sequence MAVNGDQIVDGADPVWWRRLFGELLGTFLLVLVSVGPGVVNQRVGGEPVSRTAAVVAPGLMVSSIILFMGAVSGAHLNPSVTLAFALRADFPWRRVPGYLAAQFAGAVAAAGLLAGLLGGHGTAGLTVPGPGVDTPLALVWELILTVGLVSTILGTASGAQSVGPLAAVAVGGYLALAGLWASPLTGASMNVFRSLGPALVYGQPRGWWAYLVGPLLAVPVAVGVALLLRGPGGGPVSRRAAQGDAGRWQR encoded by the coding sequence ATGGCGGTCAACGGCGACCAGATCGTCGACGGCGCCGACCCGGTCTGGTGGCGTCGCCTCTTCGGCGAGCTGCTCGGCACCTTCCTGCTGGTGCTGGTCTCGGTCGGCCCCGGCGTGGTGAACCAGCGCGTGGGTGGCGAACCGGTCAGCCGGACCGCCGCGGTCGTCGCCCCCGGGCTGATGGTGTCCTCGATCATCCTGTTCATGGGGGCGGTCTCCGGCGCTCACCTCAACCCCTCGGTGACGCTCGCCTTCGCCCTGCGGGCCGACTTCCCGTGGCGTCGCGTGCCCGGCTATCTGGCCGCGCAGTTCGCCGGGGCGGTCGCCGCGGCGGGGCTCCTCGCCGGGCTGCTCGGTGGGCACGGCACCGCCGGCCTGACCGTCCCCGGCCCCGGTGTGGACACGCCGCTCGCCCTGGTCTGGGAGCTGATCCTCACCGTCGGACTGGTGAGCACCATCCTCGGCACCGCATCCGGCGCGCAGAGCGTGGGACCGCTCGCCGCCGTCGCGGTCGGCGGCTATCTCGCGCTCGCCGGGCTCTGGGCGTCCCCGCTCACCGGGGCGTCGATGAACGTGTTCCGCTCGCTCGGCCCCGCCCTCGTGTACGGGCAACCGCGGGGCTGGTGGGCGTACCTGGTCGGCCCGCTGCTGGCGGTGCCCGTGGCGGTCGGGGTGGCGCTGCTGCTGCGCGGGCCGGGCGGCGGGCCGGTCAGCCGGCGTGCCGCGCAGGGCGACGCCGGGCGCTGGCAGCGCTGA
- a CDS encoding DUF6186 family protein: MRALAIAGFLTALLLFAAVGWAARRPDARIPPLGDVCAVLMRYEVGPVPVGRIALLGFWWWLGWHFLAR, from the coding sequence ATGCGCGCGCTGGCGATCGCCGGTTTCCTCACCGCGCTGCTGCTCTTCGCGGCCGTCGGGTGGGCCGCCCGGCGACCGGACGCCCGGATCCCGCCGCTCGGCGACGTCTGCGCCGTCCTGATGCGCTACGAGGTCGGTCCGGTGCCGGTGGGCCGGATCGCCCTGCTCGGGTTCTGGTGGTGGCTCGGCTGGCACTTCCTGGCCCGCTGA
- a CDS encoding DHH family phosphoesterase → MTGPVAGGPTDEEWAAAVAAVRRLPADARVLLICHVNPDGDALGSMLGFGLGLRRLGVRHLQATFPGPPEVPEPFRWLPGLDLLVPQDEAYPDPELVICFDAASESRLGDLVDRLDSAGAALVLDHHASNTRFGGVHLVDPHAAATSVVAQGLLDRLGVPLDADIAACLYVALSTDTGSFRFEATTPAVHELAARLLATGIRPGDISRRIFDTRPFGAVRLFGEVLGRARLEPTAAAGRGLVWTYATLADLARHDQPPYVLEALIDSVRCTAEADVSLVVKQVTADEWAVSMRSKGAVDVSRVAVALGGGGHRFAAGFTGRGTADEVVDLIRAELDGALLAG, encoded by the coding sequence GTGACCGGGCCCGTCGCCGGGGGGCCCACCGACGAGGAGTGGGCTGCCGCGGTCGCCGCGGTACGCCGGCTTCCCGCCGACGCCCGGGTGCTGCTGATCTGTCACGTCAATCCGGACGGGGACGCGCTCGGCAGCATGCTCGGCTTCGGGCTGGGGCTGCGCCGGCTGGGCGTACGACACCTCCAGGCGACCTTCCCCGGGCCGCCGGAGGTGCCGGAGCCGTTCCGCTGGCTGCCCGGGCTCGACCTGCTGGTGCCGCAGGACGAGGCGTACCCGGATCCGGAGCTGGTGATCTGCTTCGACGCGGCGAGCGAGTCCCGGCTGGGTGACCTGGTCGACCGGCTGGACTCGGCGGGCGCGGCGCTGGTGCTGGACCACCACGCCTCGAACACCCGCTTCGGCGGGGTGCACCTGGTCGACCCGCACGCCGCGGCGACCTCGGTGGTCGCCCAGGGGCTGCTGGACCGGCTCGGCGTGCCGTTGGACGCCGACATCGCGGCCTGCCTCTATGTCGCGTTGAGCACGGACACCGGCTCGTTCCGGTTCGAGGCGACCACACCGGCGGTGCACGAGCTGGCGGCCCGGCTGCTGGCCACCGGGATCCGGCCGGGGGACATCTCCCGGCGGATCTTCGACACCCGGCCCTTCGGGGCGGTCCGCCTCTTCGGCGAGGTGCTCGGCCGGGCCCGGCTGGAGCCGACGGCGGCGGCCGGGCGGGGCCTGGTGTGGACGTACGCCACCCTGGCCGACCTGGCCCGGCACGATCAGCCGCCGTACGTGCTGGAGGCGCTGATCGACTCGGTCCGCTGCACCGCCGAGGCGGACGTGAGCCTGGTGGTCAAGCAGGTCACGGCGGACGAGTGGGCGGTCTCGATGCGCAGCAAGGGCGCGGTCGACGTGAGTCGGGTGGCGGTGGCGCTGGGCGGCGGTGGGCACCGCTTCGCGGCCGGCTTCACCGGGCGCGGCACCGCCGACGAGGTGGTCGACCTGATCCGGGCCGAGCTGGACGGGGCACTGCTCGCCGGCTGA
- the rbfA gene encoding 30S ribosome-binding factor RbfA: MSDPAKVRRHAERIRELVASVVRSQIKDPRLGMITITDARITADLRDATVFYTVLGDATAQASTAAALESAKGLLRSTVGKALGLRHSPTLTFVLDDVQDQVKHIDDLLTAARNADAEVQRLAAQAKYAGEAQPYRLDEEDDAELDAEEPADAAEPRGGDQR; the protein is encoded by the coding sequence TCCGGCCAAGGTACGCCGGCACGCGGAGCGCATTCGCGAACTGGTCGCGTCGGTGGTGCGGAGCCAGATCAAGGACCCCCGGCTCGGGATGATCACCATCACCGACGCCCGGATCACCGCTGACCTGCGCGACGCCACCGTCTTCTACACCGTGCTCGGTGACGCGACGGCCCAGGCCAGCACCGCCGCCGCGCTGGAGAGCGCCAAGGGTCTGCTGCGCAGCACCGTCGGCAAGGCGCTCGGGCTGCGGCACTCGCCGACCCTGACCTTCGTCCTCGACGACGTGCAGGACCAGGTCAAGCACATCGACGACCTGCTGACGGCGGCCCGTAACGCCGACGCCGAGGTGCAGCGCCTCGCCGCCCAGGCGAAGTACGCGGGCGAGGCCCAGCCGTACCGGCTGGACGAGGAGGACGACGCCGAGCTCGACGCGGAGGAGCCCGCGGACGCGGCCGAGCCACGCGGCGGCGACCAGCGGTGA